In Helicoverpa armigera isolate CAAS_96S chromosome 17, ASM3070526v1, whole genome shotgun sequence, the sequence ctaggcattttcagaaattttcccaaaagccttgcacaccctttgctacactccTACCTTTTGTCTAAAGATCTATATGTAAAAAACCATTATGGTTTTTCAGCCAGTACACACTGAATTACCTCCATACGCCTGCTATGAGTGTGCAGCACTCCTGAAGAAGTATCATATGTTCAAGCAGAAGTGTCTGCAAAGTCAGGGTCTGCTGTCTTCCATGATTGATGATTGTGGAAaggtaataatgtatttattaaaaatatggtGACTGAAGCTGTTTCTTATTCGAAATTCTGCTTGATTTTCTCTTATACAACCCTATACCAGTAAGATCATTCAGGgttcaacatacatttttggtgCTTTTCAAGAATGCTTCTTGTTGAAgcaaaagaacataaaaacataagaCACTTATGGCATTATTTGGCTTATCTGATGGTGATGATATCTTTGAACCaagtaatttatattgttggtaaaaaaatctattattaaTGCTACTTACTTGTTCATTTAAGATAGATGTAGTTATCAGGCataaattatactatactattttattttaggaattCATATTCCTCTAGAAAAAATGTGTAATTGAAAAGTTCTTATTCTGAGCTCACCAATAACTTCTTTCAGATTACACCaccacaaataaaatcaatcaacCGACAGAACCTTCTAGCAGTTTCTAAAGTCACTCAAATTGACATTGAAGAAACCACAAATACACTCAACATTGACTTTCCTTACACATACATAGTAGAAgaaactacaaactttttaaaCATAGACCAACCAAACTTCATGgttgaaaatattaagaaaGAGGACCATGATGACACGGAGGTACCTGATGAAATTACTCCTGGTATATCTAGTGATGAGGAAGAATCTGAGAGTATGGGGAAGAAGTTACGAGATTTGGAGAAGGTTGATATTTGTGTGAAGATGGACTTGCAGGAGTCTGATGATCAAGAGGTGAggtcataaataagtatttatgtcCAGCATTAACACCAAAATGACTAAActgatttatatatttacttttttatgtgtgtacataatacaaattattactgAGTCTGGTTCTTTGCTACTACATTATTAGGCATTATCCATAGTATGTTGAGAGAACTTTTGTGAATGTGAATAAGTTAtttagaaaagaataagtttcagctagaaagtaaataattgataaactccttaaaactttttaatcgaACCAAAGAATTAGGAAGAATAAAAGCCAGCTTTTACAAATTTTTCAtgcaattttcaaccttaacaAAAATACTGAAGGTTCATATTACacatttcaattttacttaCAGCTCCCAATAACCACAGCTGATGTAAAAAGGCAGCCGCTCCGTAAATCGCGGGCCACAGCAAAGAAGCAAGGCAGACTAAAGAGGAATAGCACTAGAGTTACTAAAAAGAGGTCGACTGAAGTGAAGGACGATAGCCTCTGTGAAGACGAGGGTTTAGATGATATTACTGTTGTTACTTTGTCGGTAAGTAGCTCATATTTTACTTCTTGTGTcataaaaagttacaaaaatctTTGTCATAACCACCTGCTCGAAAATCGTTGTATATTTCCTGCTAAACTCGATAGCAGTGCGTACCAAATTCCGAGTCCAAGTTTGAGAATGAGACCCACACCTTTCCCTCACTCCTGTCACCTGCTGATAACTAGAATTAGTTTCCAATTTAGTAGCTTTGCTACTTAATTAGAAACGAGTGCGTAGCTGTATGTAGTATATTTTGAAGATTACAGCTGAATTAAAGTTAGACTTTTATTTAACCCATTCtatcaataattaaaactattacaaaAGCCAGCATCAAATTCGATACACTGCTTTCTCTTATATCTTTCTCTTATATCTCCGTCTCTTACCTATGGCTCTCTGTACGGTAAAGTTTGCTTCCACCCACAGCTAGAAGAGCAGTTGGAAGAGATAAACAAACGCAAGCAGTCGTCCAACTATCTGAACTGTCCTTACCAGTGCCACTTGTGTTATAAAGGGTTCAATAAAACCCTCACGTGGAAACATCATCTTAGTAAACATTCGCCGGTaagatttattatgtttttttttattttttaaatatgctgTAAAAATAGACAGGGTGACTGATAATTCAACGCGTGATTAGAAAAAACTTGcccaaaaaaaatctatttttttttcctcaTTTGTTCAATCACTAATTTAACAGCTATATCAACTTAGAATATCGCCCGAATTTTCAGACAGCTGTTTTACTATTGTGAGTAAACTAATGAATATATATAGGTTTCTTTGGGAAAGTTGTTTGTAACCATGAGTTGAATCACGTCGGTCACTAATTACCCCCTATATATGTTGTGTTAGCACCGATAACAAAAGCCAATCAATAGGTTACCTAGAAGCTAACTAAGCTTTTGTAAAGTACTGAAAATATTAAGTGTTTTATGCTTTGTTCACAGAACGCCGGAGATATAGAGTGCAATAtctgtaaatatagatttaaaaCGAAAAGGAATTTACAACGACATGCTCTGAACCACGGCAAGAAATATCTCTGTAACTTATGTTCATACAACTCTAGTAATATGTAAGTACATCATATATTCATAATTCTTATAACATAATGCTTAATTAAACCTATACATGTTTATACAGAAACAAAGAATAGCCCACTATTTCTAGATACGAAAAAATGTCACTTGACGGATCAGGTGACCCATCTGTTCGCCATTTTTAGCGTTCCCTAACCGAAGGGTAAAACGGGCTGGGCCACCCAAACCCATTATGTACGaagaatacaataataataaacgtgtttttgtttatcataaactagctttccgccagcggtttcacccgcgtcccgagataaccgcttcccgtagccggatggtgacaaaaacctatgtccttctcctggctctaaactacctccctgacaattttcagctaaattgGTTCaaccgttcttgagttataagtggagtaactaacacgaaTTTCTTATATAGATGGTGTAGAACCTTGGTGCGATAGTCCAACTCggacttggccggttttatacCAACCTTTTCGACTAACAAAAGGACtgatttaaatctttaaaaaaaaggtcGCATACTAAGCCAGACGACgtaagatattaaaaatatgaattatgaaaTGCACAGTAATTGTTACCACTAAGTTTAAAATAGATCTTATGCGTATTGATATAAGGTTCATATTTCAGTACCACGGTGAAGCAGCATCAAGGATCACACAAGGGCGTGACTCATAAGTGCAACTTTTGTGATGAAGTTTTCACGTAAGTAGCTTGACCTTAAAGCTTTTTGTGATATTTATAGAAACTcttaattttttcaatatttgttaacTAACGACATCAACAGTACGAAACATTAATTTCATGTCTTTGTGCTATTGCCAAAAGTTGCGGTACctattgcatttaaaataacatatccttacttaatattataaatatgaaataaatccTGTCGTGCTTCCATGCCAAAACTTACTCCTAAATGAAATTGAGCAGATAGGCTAGAGCCCGAACTTTCTCGGTAGGCAGGTAAAGGTAGCCCATGTCAAAGCACATGAAGGAAAGTATTACTCCCGCTACATGGGTAAAACCGCGGAGAACAGCTAGTGTATTTACGAATAAAGTTTTCGTCCACAGAGTTCGAACAACATACGTCTGTCATATGCGTATCAAACATCCTTCTGAGAACATCTGCGGTTACTGCGGCTACTCGTTCTACAGTCAACGCGGACTCATCGTGCACAAGAACATGGTGCATAAGGACGTTGATGTGAGTTGTGATTTAAACCTTATGTCTTTGTAATAAGGTTGGATGTTAAATAAGTTGTATAATTGACGGAGGGTTCCTGTCTAAATAACAGATGTAAGGCTCGGACGATCATAGGGTTAAGCAGCGCTTGCCCAGGTCGGTCTATGGATGGGTGGCCATCTTGACATGACGAATTCCGCCGGTTTTCGAAAGGCACATTAATTGGTGgatcctggctgtcatttgaacatctttggcaatcgtttcGGGTAGTTAAAAGTCAGAAATTTTGACGACCAGCGTTACTATCGGCGGTCcaggtttgaggaggtcagataggcactcaCTCCATGTAAATATAAGTAACATGCGTATCAAACACCCTTCTGAGAACATCTGCGGTTACTGCGGCTACTCGTTCTACAGTCAACGCGGACTCATCGTACACAAGAACATGGTGCATAAGGACGTTGATGTAAGTTAAG encodes:
- the LOC110378871 gene encoding transcriptional repressor CTCFL, with the protein product MGDVQVCRICLNMGVAMQDLLAYPLETYFASFMIESKPVHTELPPYACYECAALLKKYHMFKQKCLQSQGLLSSMIDDCGKITPPQIKSINRQNLLAVSKVTQIDIEETTNTLNIDFPYTYIVEETTNFLNIDQPNFMVENIKKEDHDDTEVPDEITPGISSDEEESESMGKKLRDLEKVDICVKMDLQESDDQELPITTADVKRQPLRKSRATAKKQGRLKRNSTRVTKKRSTEVKDDSLCEDEGLDDITVVTLSLEEQLEEINKRKQSSNYLNCPYQCHLCYKGFNKTLTWKHHLSKHSPNAGDIECNICKYRFKTKRNLQRHALNHGKKYLCNLCSYNSSNITTVKQHQGSHKGVTHKCNFCDEVFTVRTTYVCHMRIKHPSENICGYCGYSFYSQRGLIVHKNMVHKDVDVSCDLNLMSL